In one window of Desulfurellaceae bacterium DNA:
- a CDS encoding LLM class flavin-dependent oxidoreductase: protein MRIGIQMVLQNHKAHDDREMYKNETRLAIESEDMGFDVIWPVEHHFFDYSICPDNMQYLSYIAARTERLQLATGAIILPWNNPMRVVEKMVLLDHLSDGRAVLGLGRGLSRREYRGFGVDMSEARDRFNESAEIIVKGLEDGFVEADTQYYKQARIEVRPRPIKTFKGRRYMVCMSPESFDVAARLGLGAMMFSQMGWEKVADNIHQYRENFRKHNNGEEAPPINCADFVACTEDAKRAEEIARVNIVGYYWSVMEHYEMTGDHFAETGKSYAHYANAAQQMKAAGMDAVVEDFLSANLWGTPDMLVEKVRKRREVIGDFEVNGCFSYQSLPYDEVEQCMRLFARTVGQEIHSWTPKTSQAPVDVTAGSTLQAK, encoded by the coding sequence ATGAGAATCGGAATACAGATGGTGCTGCAAAACCATAAGGCCCACGACGACCGGGAAATGTACAAGAACGAAACCCGCCTGGCCATCGAGTCGGAAGACATGGGCTTCGATGTCATCTGGCCGGTCGAGCACCATTTCTTTGATTACTCGATCTGCCCCGACAACATGCAGTATCTGAGCTATATCGCCGCCCGGACCGAGCGCCTCCAGCTGGCCACCGGCGCGATCATTCTGCCCTGGAACAATCCGATGCGTGTCGTCGAGAAGATGGTCCTCCTCGATCACCTGTCCGACGGACGGGCGGTGCTCGGTCTTGGCCGGGGGCTGTCGCGGCGCGAGTATCGCGGCTTTGGCGTAGACATGTCCGAAGCCCGGGACCGCTTCAACGAATCGGCCGAGATTATCGTCAAGGGCCTGGAAGACGGCTTTGTGGAAGCCGACACCCAGTACTACAAACAGGCGCGGATCGAGGTCCGGCCACGGCCGATCAAGACCTTCAAGGGCCGCCGCTACATGGTGTGCATGTCGCCCGAGTCGTTTGATGTGGCCGCCCGCCTGGGCCTGGGAGCCATGATGTTCTCCCAGATGGGCTGGGAAAAGGTTGCCGACAACATCCACCAGTACCGCGAGAACTTCCGCAAGCACAACAACGGGGAAGAAGCGCCGCCGATCAATTGCGCCGACTTTGTGGCCTGCACCGAGGACGCCAAGCGCGCCGAAGAGATCGCCCGGGTCAATATCGTCGGCTACTACTGGAGCGTGATGGAGCACTACGAGATGACCGGCGACCACTTTGCCGAAACCGGCAAGTCGTATGCCCACTACGCCAACGCGGCCCAGCAGATGAAGGCTGCCGGCATGGACGCCGTTGTCGAAGACTTCCTGAGCGCCAACCTGTGGGGCACGCCCGACATGCTGGTTGAGAAGGTCCGCAAACGCCGCGAGGTCATCGGCGACTTTGAGGTCAACGGCTGCTTCAGCTATCAGAGCCTGCCCTACGACGAGGTTGAGCAGTGCATGCGCCTGTTCGCCAGAACCGTCGGACAAGAGATTCACAGCTGGACGCCCAAGACCAGCCAGGCTCCGGTTGATGTGACCGCAGGTTCGACCCTGCAAGCCAAGTAA
- a CDS encoding NfeD family protein yields MSTFRKYLLLQIPGWIVWGLILVGAHSWLNLPLWSGLVLLGLAVGKDFALYPYVRSAYESNVKTGAARLLGARGQVYQALNPQGYVQINGELWRAEIKPVDQEAGQPARFQAEEAGLSLPTGSRVTVRAFRGLTLVVDPEEPGP; encoded by the coding sequence ATGAGCACGTTTCGCAAGTACCTGTTGCTCCAGATCCCGGGTTGGATCGTGTGGGGACTGATTCTGGTCGGGGCTCACTCGTGGCTCAACCTGCCGCTGTGGAGCGGTCTCGTCCTGCTGGGCCTGGCCGTCGGCAAAGACTTTGCCCTGTATCCGTATGTGCGCTCGGCCTACGAGTCCAACGTCAAAACCGGGGCCGCCCGCCTGCTCGGAGCGCGCGGGCAGGTCTACCAGGCGCTGAATCCCCAGGGCTATGTGCAGATCAACGGCGAGCTGTGGCGGGCTGAAATTAAACCCGTCGATCAAGAGGCGGGGCAGCCTGCGCGGTTCCAGGCGGAAGAGGCCGGCCTCTCCCTGCCGACCGGCAGCCGGGTGACTGTGCGCGCCTTTCGGGGGCTGACTCTGGTTGTCGATCCAGAAGAGCCCGGGCCATAA